The sequence TTTATGCACCCCAAGCTTCGGTTCACTGCTTAGCCCCGTTAAATCTTCCGCGCAGACCGACTCGACCAGTGAGCTATTACGCTTTCTTTAAAGGGTGGCTGCTTCTAAGCCAACCTCCTGGCTGTCTGTGCCTTTCCACATCGTTTTCCACTTAGCAGTGAATTTGGGACCTTAGCTGTGGGTCTGGGTTGTTTCCCTTTTCACGACGGACGTTAGCACCCGCCGTGTGTCTCCCGGATAGTACGTACTGGTATTCGGAGTTTGCAATGGTTTGGTAAGTCGCGATGACCCCCTAGCCATAACAGTGCTCTACCCCCAGTAGTATTCGTCCGAGGCGCTACCTAAATAGCTTTCGAGGAGAACCAGCTATCTCCGGGTTCGATTAGCTTTTCACTCCTAATCACAGCTCATCCCCGTCTTTTGCAACAGACGTGGGTTCGGGCCTCCAGTACCTGTTACGGCACCTTCACCCTGGCCATGACTAGATCACCCGGTTTCGGGTCTACTGCCCGCGACTATGCGCCCTTATCAGACTCGGTTTCCCTTCGCCTCCCCTATACGGTTAAGCTTGCCACGAACAGTAAGTCGCTGACCCATTATACAAAAGGTACGCAGTCACTCTTGCGAGCTCCTACTGCTTGTACGCACACGGTTTCAGGATCTATTTCACTCCCCTCTCCGGGGTTCTTTTCGCCTTTCCCTCACGGTACTGGTTCACTATCGGTCGGTCAGGAGTATTTAGCCTTGGAGGATGGTCCCCCCATATTCAGACAGGGTTTCACGTGCCCCGCCCTACTCGTCTTCACTGGAGTGGCCCTTTTAAATACAGGGCTATCACCTTCTATGGCCAATCTTTCCAGATTGTTTTTCTAAAGCCATTCCAGCTTAAGGGCTGTTCCCCGTTCGCTCGTCACTACTTAGGGAATCTCGGTTGATTTCTTTTCCTCCGGTTACTTAGATATTTCAGTTCACCGGGTTCGCTTCCAGCAGCTATGAATTCACTGCAGGATACTGCCGAAGCAGTGGGTTTCCCCATTCGGATATTGCCGGATCAAAGCTTGTTGCCAGCTCCCCGACACTTTTCGCAGGCTACCACGTCCTTCATCGCCTCTGACCGCCTAGGCATCCACCGTGTGCGCTTATTCGCTTGACCATATAACCCCAAGTTGCCTCGGAGCTACATGTACGTGTTGTGTGGGGTACAAAGCCACCAACGCGAACATACGACTCAATTATTTAGGGACTCGAAGTCCCCGCCTTAGCCTCAACGACACGTTTAGATAGATATCTCAAACGCTCGCTACGTCACAAGTTATAAAAGAACACGTACCAGCCTCAACGCTGATCCGTATAAATTCTTAAGTGTGCACTACATTCAGAGTGGTGGGTCTGGGTAGACTCGAACTACCGACCTCACCCTTATCAGGGGTGCGCTCTAACCACCTGAGCTACAGACCCGAAGTCTTTTCACTCAATATGGTGGAGCCTGTCGGGATCGAACCGACGACCCCCTGCTTGCAAAGCAGGTGCTCTCCCAGCTGAGCTAAGGCCCCAAAAGGGACTTCGCATACCGACCTGTGCCGGTATGAATCTCTGAATGCAGGTAATTTGTGAGGACGCCCGCAAGACGATGACGTCATGCTCAAAAGGAGGTGATCCAGCCGCACCTTCCGATACGGCTACCTTGTTACGACTTCACCCCAGTCATCGGCCACACCGTGGCAAGCGCCCTCCCGAAGGTTAAGCTACCTGCTTCTGGTGCAACAAACTCCCATGGTGTGACGGGCGGTGTGTACAAGGCCCGGGAACGTATTCACCGCAGCAATGCTGATCTGCGATTACTAGCGATTCCGACTTCATGGAGTCGAGTTGCAGACTCCAATCCGGACTGAGATAGGGTTTCTGGGATTGGCTTGCCCTCGCGGGTTTGCAGCCCTCTGTCCCTACCATTGTAGTACGTGTGTAGCCCTGGTCGTAAGGGCCATGATGACTTGACGTCATCCCCACCTTCCTCCGGTTTGTCACCGGCGGTCTCCTTAGAGTTCCCACCATTACGTGCTGGCAACTAAGGACAAGGGTTGCGCTCGTTGCGGGACTTAACCCAACATCTCACGACACGAGCTGACGACAGCCATGCAGCACCTGTCTCACGGTTCCCGAAGGCACCAATCCATCTCTGGAAAGTTCCGTGGATGTCAAGACCAGGTAAGGTTCTTCGCGTTGCATCGAATTAAACCACATACTCCACCGCTTGTGCGGGCCCCCGTCAATTCCTTTGAGTTTCAGTCTTGCGACCGTACTCCCCAGGCGGCGAACTTAACGCGTTAGCTTCGATACTGCGTGCCAAATTGCACCCAACATCCAGTTCGCATCGTTTAGGGCGTGGACTACCAGGGTATCTAATCCTGTTTGCTCCCCACGCTTTCGTGCCTCAGTGTCAGTGTTGGTCCAGGTAGCCGCCTTCGCCACGGATGTTCCTCCCGATCTCTACGCATTTCACTGCTACACCGGGAATTCCGCTACCCTCTACCACACTCTAGTGACCCAGTATCCACTGCAATTCCCAGGTTGAGCCCAGGGCTTTCACAACAGACTTAAACCACCACCTACGCACGCTTTACGCCCAGTAATTCCGAGTAACGCTTGCACCCTTCGTATTACCGCGGCTGCTGGCACGAAGTTAGCCGGTGCTTATTCTTTGGGTACCGTCAGAACAATCGGGTATTAACCGACTGCTTTTCTTTCCCAACAAAAGGGCTTTACAACCCGAAGGCCTTCTTCACCCACGCGGCATGGCTGGATCAGGCTTGCGCCCATTGTCCAATATTCCCCACTGCTGCCTCCCGTAGGAGTCTGGACCGTGTCTCAGTTCCAGTGTGGCTGATCATCCTCTCAGACCAGCTACGGATCGTCGCCTTGGTGGGCCTTTACCCCGCCAACTAGCTAATCCGACATCGGCTCATTCAATCGCGCGAAGCCCGAAGGTCCTCCGCTTTCACCCGTAGGTCGTATGCGGTATTAGCGTAAGTTTCCCTACGTTATCCCCCACGAAAGAGTAGATTCCGATGTATTCCTCACCCGTCCGCCACTCGCCACCCATAAGAGCAAGCTCTTACTGTGCTGCCGTTCGACTTGCATGTGTTAGGCCTGCCGCCAGCGTTCACTCTGAGCCAGGATCAAACTCTTCACTTAAAATTACATGTCCGAAGACAAATACTTTAGCTGCAGAAGTTCAACCACTGACAACTTATCGCTTGCAAAGCAATTAATATGTTGCTTTTTGATTAAACGTCTGCAAGATGGACAATCATCCTTCCTGCAGGCGTCCGCACAAATTACCTGCGCACACTGTCAAAGAACATTGGGAAGTGGCCTCAGCGCCGTTCCCGTCAGCTTCGTCGTTTCCGTCGAAGCGAGCCGCCCATTATAGCGGACTTTTTCCTGCCGTCAACACCTTGTTTCCGAGGTGGTTGACGCTGCTTCGTTTCAACCCGAAGGTTTTCTGCGAAGCGAGCCGGCCATATTAGCAGGCTTTTCATCCTCGTCAACCCCTCGTGAAGAGGAAGTTGCCGCCGCTGCACTTCAATCTGCCGAAGCATCTTTCCGTGTAGCGAGCCGCCCATCATAGCCGGCTTTTTCGTTTCGTCAACACCCTAATTTCAGGGAATTTTCGAACCCTTTCGCTCTGGTTCCGCGTTTGCGGACTCCGTTGCGCCGGGGGAGGCGAACTATATGCCCGCAAAAGGATTTTGGGAAGCCTTTTGTGAAAAAATTTTCACGAAATCGCCAAATGCTTGCGCTAAGACTCGGTTGGTCAATCAAGACGTGCGTGAAGACCCATCTGGACGTTGCGGCCGTCTATATAGAGAGTTGCAACTGACGCCGGCGTTGCGGCTCTGCAACAACGCTACCTCAGGCTCAACCAGCAATCAGCGACACGCGGGCGAAATTGCGTTTGCCGATCTGGATGACCGCCTCGAATCCCGGGGCGAACACGCGCCCGGCATCCTCGATCACCTCGCCATCGATCTTGACCGCGCGCTCCTTGAGCTTGCGATTGGCCTCTGAGTTGCTCGGCGTGAGCCCGGCAGCTGTCAGCAGACTGGCAATCCGTAGCCCTTCCGCCGGGATCACGACCTGCTGAAGTGGCAACAAGCTTGTATCGCCCTGCCCTGTCACCACGGCGTGCCAGCCGGCGATCGCCTGTTCGGCTGTCGCTGCATCGTGGAAACGCGTCGTGAGCTCACGGGCCAGGCGCAATTTGACCTCACGCGGATGCAGCGCACCGGAGGCCACCTGCTCTTTCAGGCGTGCCGCTTCGGCCACGCCGATGTCGAAGGACAACAGATCGATCCAGCGCCAGGTCAGTTCGTCGCCGATCTTCATGGTCTTGGTGACGATATCGATGGCCGGCTCGTTGATGCCGATGTAGTTGCCCAACGACTTGGACATCTTGGCAACGCCGTCCAGCCCCTCCAGCAACGGCATGGTCAGCACGACCTGCGGCGCCTGGCCGTAGTGCTCCTGCAGGCCACGGCCCATCAATAGGTTGAATTTCTGATCGGTGCCGCCCAGTTCGACATCGGCCTTCAAGGCCACCGAGTCGTAGCCCTGCACCAATGGATAGAGGAACTCATGAATGGCGATCGGCTGCTGACCGGCAAAGCGCTTGGCAAAATCGTCGCGCTCGAGCATGCGCGCCACGGTGTGCTGGGCGGACAGCTTGATCATGTCGGCGGCGCTCATCTGGCCGAACCACTCGGAGTTGAAGCGCACTTCGGTGCGTTCTCGATCCAGGATCTTGAAGACCTGCTCTTCATAGGTGCGGGCGTTCGCCAGCACATCGTCGCGACTGAGCGGCTTGCGGGTTACGTTCTTGCCGCTCGGGTCGCCGATCATGCCGGTGAAGTCGCCGATCAGGAAGATGACCTGGTGACCCAAC comes from Xanthomonas vesicatoria ATCC 35937 and encodes:
- the tyrS gene encoding tyrosine--tRNA ligase, with translation MATIEESLALIGRGADEILKLDQLEARLKSGVPQRVKAGFDPTAPDLHLGHTVLLNKMRQFQELGHQVIFLIGDFTGMIGDPSGKNVTRKPLSRDDVLANARTYEEQVFKILDRERTEVRFNSEWFGQMSAADMIKLSAQHTVARMLERDDFAKRFAGQQPIAIHEFLYPLVQGYDSVALKADVELGGTDQKFNLLMGRGLQEHYGQAPQVVLTMPLLEGLDGVAKMSKSLGNYIGINEPAIDIVTKTMKIGDELTWRWIDLLSFDIGVAEAARLKEQVASGALHPREVKLRLARELTTRFHDAATAEQAIAGWHAVVTGQGDTSLLPLQQVVIPAEGLRIASLLTAAGLTPSNSEANRKLKERAVKIDGEVIEDAGRVFAPGFEAVIQIGKRNFARVSLIAG